A region from the Agrococcus sp. SL85 genome encodes:
- the gatB gene encoding Asp-tRNA(Asn)/Glu-tRNA(Gln) amidotransferase subunit GatB — protein sequence MKDRLMDFDAALERYEPVLGFEVHVELGTRTKMFSAAPNPAHPDHHDAAPNTLIDPLSLGLPGSLPVVNEEAVRYSISLGLALGCEIAESSRFARKNYYYPDVPKNYQISQYDEPIAFEGSVEVQLADGRLVTIPIERAHMEEDAGKLTHVGGATGRIQGAEYSLVDYNRAGVPLVEIVTKPIFGAEHDAPELAKAYVAAIRDIVLALGISEARMERGNLRCDANVSLRPRGQERLGTRTETKNVNSLRSVERAVRYEIQRQAAILEAGGTIVQETRHWHEDTGRTSAGRPKSDADDYRYFPEPDLLPVQPERALVEQLRAALPEQPVARKRRLKAEWGFTDLELQDVVNADLLDAVEATVAAGAAPGAARKWWTGEIARLANERGVAATSLVSPAHVAELQRLVDEGSLTDRLARQALEGVVAGEGGPAEVVAARGLQVVSDEGALVAAVDEALAAQPDVLAKIRDGKAQAAGAVIGAVMKAMRGQADAARVREIVLERASS from the coding sequence ATGAAGGACCGCCTGATGGACTTCGACGCCGCCCTCGAGCGGTACGAGCCGGTGCTCGGCTTCGAGGTGCACGTCGAGCTCGGCACGCGCACGAAGATGTTCTCGGCCGCGCCGAACCCCGCGCACCCGGACCACCACGACGCGGCGCCCAACACGCTCATCGACCCGCTCTCGCTCGGCCTGCCGGGCAGCCTCCCGGTCGTGAACGAGGAGGCCGTGCGGTACTCGATCTCGCTCGGCCTCGCGCTCGGCTGCGAGATCGCCGAGTCGAGCCGCTTCGCCCGGAAGAACTACTACTACCCGGACGTGCCGAAGAACTACCAGATCTCGCAGTACGACGAGCCCATCGCCTTCGAGGGGTCGGTCGAGGTGCAGCTGGCCGACGGCCGCCTGGTGACGATCCCGATCGAGCGCGCGCACATGGAGGAGGACGCCGGCAAGCTCACGCACGTGGGCGGCGCCACCGGCCGCATCCAGGGCGCCGAGTACTCGCTCGTCGACTACAACCGCGCGGGCGTGCCGCTCGTCGAGATCGTCACGAAGCCGATCTTCGGCGCCGAGCACGACGCGCCCGAGCTCGCGAAGGCGTACGTCGCCGCGATCCGCGACATCGTGCTCGCGCTCGGCATCTCCGAGGCGCGCATGGAGCGCGGCAACCTCCGCTGCGACGCCAACGTCTCGCTCCGCCCCCGCGGGCAGGAGCGACTCGGCACGCGCACCGAGACGAAGAACGTCAACTCGCTGCGCTCGGTGGAGCGCGCGGTGCGCTACGAGATCCAGCGCCAGGCCGCGATCCTCGAGGCCGGCGGCACGATCGTGCAGGAGACCCGGCACTGGCACGAGGACACCGGGCGCACGAGCGCCGGGCGCCCGAAGTCGGACGCCGACGACTACCGCTACTTCCCGGAGCCCGACCTGCTACCGGTGCAGCCGGAGCGCGCGCTCGTCGAGCAGCTGCGCGCGGCGCTGCCCGAGCAGCCCGTGGCCCGCAAGCGCCGCCTGAAGGCCGAGTGGGGCTTCACCGACCTCGAGCTCCAGGACGTCGTGAACGCCGACCTGCTCGACGCCGTGGAGGCCACGGTCGCGGCGGGCGCCGCGCCCGGCGCCGCGCGCAAGTGGTGGACGGGCGAGATCGCCCGCCTCGCCAACGAGCGAGGCGTCGCGGCGACGAGCCTCGTCTCGCCCGCGCACGTGGCCGAGCTGCAGCGCCTCGTCGACGAGGGCTCGCTCACCGACCGCCTCGCGCGGCAGGCGCTCGAGGGCGTCGTGGCGGGCGAGGGCGGCCCTGCCGAGGTCGTCGCGGCGCGCGGGCTGCAGGTCGTCAGCGACGAGGGCGCGCTCGTCGCCGCCGTCGACGAGGCCCTCGCCGCGCAGCCCGACGTGCTCGCGAAGATCCGCGACGGCAAGGCGCAGGCCGCGGGCGCCGTGATCGGCGCGGTCATGAAGGCCATGCGCGGCCAGGCGGACGCCGCACGTGTGCGCGAGATCGTGCTGGAGCGCGCGAGCAGCTGA
- a CDS encoding GlsB/YeaQ/YmgE family stress response membrane protein, translating into MGILGWIVLGLIAGAIAKLILPGRQGGGWLITLILGVVGALLGGWIGSAIFNVGLEGFFDLTTWLLAIGGSIIVLLIWGLITRNRGKSRA; encoded by the coding sequence ATGGGAATCCTCGGTTGGATCGTGCTCGGCCTCATCGCCGGTGCCATCGCGAAGCTCATCCTCCCCGGCCGTCAGGGCGGCGGATGGCTCATCACGCTGATCCTCGGCGTGGTCGGCGCCCTGCTGGGCGGCTGGATCGGATCGGCGATCTTCAACGTCGGGCTCGAGGGCTTCTTCGACCTCACCACCTGGCTCCTCGCCATCGGCGGCTCGATCATCGTGCTGCTCATCTGGGGCCTCATCACGCGCAACCGCGGCAAGTCGCGGGCGTAG
- a CDS encoding LLM class F420-dependent oxidoreductase — translation MDFRIFTEPQQGASYDELLAVALRTEQLGFDGFFRSDHYLRMGDGDPGYGPTDAWTSLAGLARDTERVRLGTLVSSVTYRPPGILAVQAANVDQMSGGRAELGLGTGWFEQEHRAYGIPFPARRFDLLEEQLAIVTGMWETPAGARFSFEGEHYAIEDSPALPKPVQERLPVIVGGLGERRTPRLAAQFADEHNLPFPAFDRVRPLFAALDEAIERAERTRPVVRSVALVACLGDDEATLRRRAAAIGREPDELRAHGLAGSGQELQDRLGALAADGVERVYLQVLDLRDLEHLDALAALVL, via the coding sequence ATGGACTTCCGCATCTTCACCGAGCCCCAGCAGGGCGCGTCCTACGACGAGCTGCTCGCGGTCGCGCTGCGCACCGAGCAGCTCGGCTTCGACGGCTTCTTCCGCTCCGACCACTACCTCCGCATGGGCGACGGCGACCCCGGCTACGGCCCCACCGACGCGTGGACGAGCCTCGCGGGCCTCGCGCGCGACACGGAGCGCGTGCGCCTGGGCACGCTCGTCTCCTCGGTCACCTACCGGCCTCCGGGCATCCTCGCCGTGCAGGCGGCGAACGTCGACCAGATGTCGGGCGGCCGCGCGGAGCTCGGCCTCGGCACCGGCTGGTTCGAGCAGGAGCACCGCGCCTACGGCATCCCCTTCCCCGCGCGCCGCTTCGACCTGCTCGAGGAGCAGCTCGCGATCGTCACCGGCATGTGGGAGACCCCCGCGGGCGCGCGCTTCTCGTTCGAGGGCGAGCACTACGCGATCGAGGACTCCCCCGCGCTCCCGAAGCCCGTGCAGGAGCGCCTGCCCGTCATCGTCGGCGGGCTCGGCGAGCGCCGCACGCCGCGCCTGGCCGCGCAGTTCGCCGACGAGCACAACCTGCCGTTCCCCGCCTTCGACCGCGTCCGGCCGCTCTTCGCGGCCCTCGACGAGGCCATCGAGCGCGCCGAGCGCACGCGCCCTGTCGTCCGCTCCGTCGCGCTCGTCGCGTGCCTCGGCGACGACGAGGCCACGCTGCGCCGCCGCGCGGCCGCCATCGGGCGCGAGCCCGACGAGCTGCGGGCGCACGGCCTCGCAGGCTCGGGCCAGGAGCTCCAGGACCGGCTCGGCGCGCTCGCTGCGGACGGCGTCGAGCGCGTCTACCTGCAGGTGCTCGACCTCCGCGACCTCGAGCACCTCGATGCCCTCGCGGCGCTCGTCCTCTAG
- a CDS encoding DUF3097 family protein, translated as MATDWGSWGGDVLSAEAKAARQAPPPDRVPATRGLVVERHDGFVGAVLRVEGGHVHLEDRRGRARLFPMGRGFLLDGVEVELVAPVARAAAPARTASGSRAVADHRARVALPSRILVEGTHDAELVEQVWGHDLRVEGVVVEPLHGVDDLAAVVAAFAPTAERRLGVLVDHLVPGSKESRIAEAVQRGPHGAHVRVVGHPFIDIWQAVKPARLGIAGWPEVPRGEDWKQGTLRRLGMPNGDQESVARAWQRIRSRVRDWNDLDPALLARVEELIDFVTTSRH; from the coding sequence ATGGCCACCGACTGGGGATCGTGGGGAGGCGACGTGCTCTCCGCCGAGGCGAAGGCGGCCCGGCAGGCGCCGCCGCCCGACCGCGTGCCCGCGACGCGCGGGCTCGTCGTCGAGCGGCACGACGGCTTCGTGGGCGCGGTCCTGCGGGTCGAGGGCGGGCACGTGCACCTCGAGGACCGCCGCGGTCGCGCCCGGCTCTTCCCGATGGGGCGCGGCTTCCTGCTCGACGGCGTCGAGGTGGAGCTCGTCGCGCCCGTCGCCCGGGCCGCGGCGCCCGCGCGCACGGCCTCCGGATCCCGGGCCGTCGCCGACCACCGGGCGCGCGTCGCCCTGCCGAGCCGCATCCTCGTCGAGGGCACCCACGACGCCGAGCTCGTGGAGCAGGTGTGGGGGCACGACCTGCGCGTCGAGGGCGTCGTCGTCGAGCCGCTGCACGGCGTCGACGACCTCGCGGCCGTCGTCGCGGCGTTCGCGCCCACGGCCGAGCGGCGGCTCGGCGTGCTCGTCGACCACCTCGTGCCTGGCTCGAAGGAGTCGCGCATCGCCGAGGCGGTGCAGCGCGGCCCCCACGGCGCGCACGTGCGCGTCGTCGGCCACCCGTTCATCGACATCTGGCAGGCCGTGAAGCCCGCGCGGCTCGGCATCGCCGGGTGGCCGGAGGTGCCGCGCGGCGAGGACTGGAAGCAGGGCACGCTGCGGCGGCTCGGCATGCCGAACGGCGACCAGGAGTCGGTGGCGCGGGCGTGGCAGCGCATCCGCTCGCGCGTGCGCGACTGGAACGACCTCGATCCGGCGCTCCTCGCGCGCGTCGAGGAGCTCATCGACTTCGTGACGACCAGCCGGCACTGA
- a CDS encoding SGNH/GDSL hydrolase family protein, with product MQEIRSFVAIGDSFTEGVGDELPDGSVRGWADFVAAGLATAQGRPIRYANLAIRGRKLGGILSEQLDAAIALAPDAISLNGGGNDILRPRVSIDEVGAALADAAHRIAAAGIRPILLSGGNPSEVMPIGAVFQRRGDALARAVESRVADLDAPYVDNWSDPELRSPRFWSQDRLHLNAAGHAHAATNVLRALGVDAPPHWRDLTALSTAEGRRTTAYYREFVVPWIGRRLTGRSSGDGRGPKLAQLVEVAPLPSLG from the coding sequence GTGCAGGAGATCCGATCGTTCGTGGCCATCGGCGACAGCTTCACGGAGGGCGTCGGCGACGAGCTGCCCGACGGCTCGGTGCGCGGCTGGGCCGACTTCGTGGCCGCCGGGCTCGCGACGGCGCAGGGGCGGCCGATCCGCTACGCGAACCTCGCGATCCGCGGCCGGAAGCTCGGCGGCATCCTCTCGGAGCAGCTCGACGCGGCGATCGCGCTCGCGCCCGACGCGATCAGCCTCAACGGCGGCGGCAACGACATCCTGCGCCCCCGCGTCTCGATCGACGAGGTGGGTGCGGCGCTCGCCGACGCCGCGCACCGCATCGCGGCCGCCGGCATCCGTCCCATCCTGCTCTCGGGCGGCAACCCGAGCGAGGTCATGCCCATCGGCGCGGTCTTCCAGCGCCGCGGCGACGCGCTCGCGCGGGCCGTGGAGTCGCGCGTGGCCGACCTCGACGCGCCCTACGTCGACAACTGGTCGGATCCGGAGCTGCGCAGCCCCCGCTTCTGGTCGCAGGACCGCCTGCACCTGAACGCGGCGGGGCACGCGCACGCGGCGACGAACGTGCTCCGCGCCCTCGGCGTCGACGCGCCGCCGCACTGGCGCGACCTCACGGCGCTCTCGACCGCGGAGGGGCGTCGCACGACCGCGTACTACCGGGAGTTCGTGGTGCCGTGGATCGGCCGGCGGCTCACGGGCCGCTCGTCGGGCGACGGGCGCGGCCCGAAGCTCGCGCAGCTCGTCGAGGTTGCGCCGCTGCCGTCGCTCGGCTGA
- a CDS encoding ECF transporter S component, which translates to MTTTAPAATTAARPRTSRWRVVDIVVAAVLGVATGLLFVVWNGVGGAWFGIMDAVTPGFGGLAVGIWLIGAVLGGLIIRKPGAALFVELLAATVSTLLGSQWSIETLYSGLAQGLGAELIFAAFAYRRFGLPTAMLAGIGAAVAAWTLELFLSANLAKGPEFLGIYLGSVVVSGALLAGLVGWLLTRALAATGVLDRFAAGRARRA; encoded by the coding sequence ATGACCACCACCGCACCCGCGGCCACCACGGCCGCCCGCCCCCGCACGAGCCGCTGGCGCGTCGTCGACATCGTCGTCGCCGCGGTCCTCGGCGTCGCCACGGGCCTCCTGTTCGTCGTCTGGAACGGCGTCGGCGGGGCCTGGTTCGGCATCATGGACGCCGTGACGCCCGGCTTCGGCGGCCTCGCCGTCGGCATCTGGCTCATCGGCGCCGTGCTCGGCGGGCTCATCATCCGGAAGCCCGGCGCCGCGCTCTTCGTCGAGCTGCTCGCCGCCACCGTGTCGACGCTGCTCGGCAGCCAGTGGTCGATCGAGACGCTCTACTCGGGCCTCGCGCAGGGCCTCGGCGCCGAGCTGATCTTCGCGGCCTTCGCCTACCGCCGCTTCGGGCTCCCGACGGCGATGCTCGCGGGCATCGGCGCGGCCGTCGCCGCCTGGACCCTCGAGCTCTTCCTCTCGGCGAACCTCGCGAAGGGGCCCGAGTTCCTCGGCATCTACCTGGGCAGCGTCGTGGTCTCCGGCGCGCTGCTCGCCGGCCTCGTCGGCTGGCTGCTGACCCGCGCGCTCGCCGCCACGGGCGTGCTCGACCGCTTCGCCGCAGGCCGCGCGCGCCGCGCGTGA
- a CDS encoding ABC transporter ATP-binding protein, with product MRRCCGPRVCDPAGAPPSTRPSRSSLAAGEALVVTGPNGAGKSTLALTLAGLLPPVEGAVLASPALRGPDLTEPAPIRWRPRQLATRIGTVLQQPEHQFVAARVHDEVAAGLRALRRPAAEVDAAVDALLSALRLEHLRDANPFTLSGGEQRRLSVATVLAPAPRLCVLDEPTFGQDRRTWAELVRLIASLVDERGCAVVAVTHDADVVRVLGDRVLRLEAGSGAEGAGPTGEGA from the coding sequence GTGAGGCGCTGCTGCGGGCCGAGGGTCTGCGATCCGGCAGGCGCGCCGCCGTCCACGCGCCCGTCGCGCTCGAGCCTCGCCGCGGGGGAGGCGCTCGTCGTCACCGGCCCGAACGGCGCGGGCAAGTCCACGCTCGCCCTCACGCTCGCCGGCCTCCTGCCGCCCGTCGAGGGCGCGGTGCTCGCCTCGCCCGCGCTGCGCGGCCCGGACCTCACGGAGCCCGCGCCGATCCGCTGGCGCCCGCGGCAGCTCGCGACGCGCATCGGCACGGTGCTCCAGCAGCCCGAGCACCAGTTCGTCGCCGCGCGCGTGCACGACGAGGTCGCGGCGGGCCTGCGGGCGCTGCGACGTCCCGCGGCCGAGGTCGACGCCGCCGTGGACGCCCTCCTCTCGGCCCTCCGCCTCGAGCACCTGCGCGACGCCAACCCCTTCACGCTCTCCGGCGGCGAGCAGCGGCGGCTGTCGGTCGCGACCGTGCTCGCGCCCGCGCCACGCCTCTGCGTGCTCGACGAGCCCACCTTCGGGCAGGACCGCCGCACCTGGGCGGAGCTCGTGCGCCTCATTGCCTCGCTCGTCGACGAGCGCGGCTGCGCGGTCGTCGCGGTCACGCACGACGCCGACGTCGTGCGCGTGCTCGGCGACCGCGTGCTGCGGCTGGAGGCCGGATCGGGCGCCGAGGGCGCCGGACCGACGGGGGAGGGCGCATGA